The Bacillota bacterium genome contains a region encoding:
- a CDS encoding transcription termination/antitermination NusG family protein translates to MRWYAVNTNPQKEDFAARQLEAKGWEVFLPKITVVRKRGASKLSLWEPLFPGYLFVRLVPEPVNVRRVNRTPGVRRLLCAGDTPVPVPDEAVTLIHLRVAPRGHEPPKPQAEFPTGSRVAVRHGPFAGLLGVVEKPVTGRGRVRVLLELIQRQTAVEVDAVDLDRLGICAGG, encoded by the coding sequence TTGCGGTGGTATGCGGTCAACACCAACCCCCAAAAAGAGGACTTCGCCGCCCGGCAGTTGGAGGCCAAGGGCTGGGAGGTTTTCCTGCCCAAGATCACGGTGGTCCGCAAGCGGGGCGCCTCCAAGCTCAGCCTGTGGGAACCCCTCTTTCCGGGGTATCTCTTTGTGCGGCTGGTCCCGGAACCGGTAAACGTCCGGCGGGTGAACCGGACGCCGGGAGTCAGGCGCTTGCTCTGCGCCGGGGACACCCCGGTGCCGGTGCCCGACGAGGCCGTCACCCTCATCCACCTGCGGGTCGCCCCCCGGGGCCACGAGCCGCCGAAGCCGCAGGCCGAGTTTCCGACCGGCAGCCGGGTGGCGGTGCGGCACGGCCCGTTTGCGGGCCTTTTAGGCGTGGTGGAAAAGCCCGTGACCGGGCGGGGCCGGGTGCGGGTGCTGCTGGAACTCATACAGCGGCAGACGGCCGTCGAGGTCGACGCCGTCGACCTGGACCGCCTGGGCATTTGCGCGGGCGGCTAG
- a CDS encoding DUF86 domain-containing protein, protein MVDRDFIQRKTDRLVEYITDLEEQRHISAADWEANKMLRNHLERTLQKAVESCLDIGKHLIVSLNLRTPEDYKDIMVILTEAGILPQEKLSKFKQMAQFRNVIVHDYEKIDPHVILAILRKDLDDLRLFARAVRDQIGP, encoded by the coding sequence ATGGTTGATCGTGACTTCATCCAGCGGAAAACGGATCGACTGGTTGAGTATATCACCGACCTGGAGGAGCAGCGGCATATCTCTGCGGCGGACTGGGAAGCCAACAAGATGCTGCGCAATCACCTGGAGCGCACACTGCAAAAAGCCGTGGAGAGTTGCCTGGACATTGGAAAGCACCTCATCGTCAGCCTGAACCTGCGCACACCGGAAGATTACAAAGACATCATGGTGATCCTGACCGAGGCTGGAATTCTACCGCAAGAAAAACTGAGCAAGTTCAAGCAAATGGCGCAGTTTCGCAATGTAATCGTCCATGATTACGAAAAGATCGATCCGCACGTAATCTTGGCTATTCTACGCAAAGACCTTGATGACCTGCGACTCTTTGCGCGGGCCGTCCGAGACCAAATCGGTCCTTAA